AGCCCGAGGTCGTGGCCCGCGACGAAGCCGGGATCGAGCGCCGCGATGAACAAGCCCAGCGGGACGAAGTACATGTTCGCAACCGAGTGCTCGAACCCGGCGGCGACGAAGGCGCTGATCGGAAAGACGATGGCCAGGATCCGGTCGGTGGTCGTCCTCGCGCTGTAGCTGAGCCACACGGCGAGGCAGACGAGGGCATTGCAGAGGATCCCGAGCGCCACGGCCTGCCCGAAGCCGAGCTCGAGCTTGGCGTGAGCGATGCCGAGGGCGGTGATGCCGAAGGCGCCACCCTCGAAGCGCTGGGTCCCGCCGAGACAGACGAGCATCGCCGTCGCCGCGGCCCCGACGAAGTTGCCCGCGTACACGATGGTCCAGCTCCGCAGCAGCGCTCGTGTCGTCACGCGACCGCTCGCCCATGCCATGGCGATCAGGTTATTGCCGGTGAAGAGCTCCGCCCCGCCGACGATGACGAGGATCAGCCCAAGGCTGAACGCCACCCCCGCCAGCACCCGCGTCGGCCCCCAGGGCGCCGCGCCAGCGCCCGCCAAGGCGGTCGTGGCGAATACGCCCCCGAGCGCGACGAAGGCGCCGGCCAGCACCGCGAGGGCGAACTCGCCGAGGGCGTCCATCGAGACCTTCCTCACCCCGATCTCCTCCGCCCGCTTGGCCATCTCCGGGGGAAGGAGGGCCTCCAGCCGCAGCGTCGCTTCGCTCCCGCTCTCCGTCATCGCATGACCTCCGCCTGAGAGGTGAATTCAAGTCCCGTCCCGGGACGAGTGTAGCCGCGCCGCCCCAATGCTGGGCGGATGGGGCATCGCCTCCCCGTGGCCCGGTCCCCGGGGTGATGCAAACACCTGATTTCCCCACCGGTCTTCGTGGCGAATC
Above is a genomic segment from Candidatus Rokuibacteriota bacterium containing:
- a CDS encoding formate/nitrite family transporter — protein: MTESGSEATLRLEALLPPEMAKRAEEIGVRKVSMDALGEFALAVLAGAFVALGGVFATTALAGAGAAPWGPTRVLAGVAFSLGLILVIVGGAELFTGNNLIAMAWASGRVTTRALLRSWTIVYAGNFVGAAATAMLVCLGGTQRFEGGAFGITALGIAHAKLELGFGQAVALGILCNALVCLAVWLSYSARTTTDRILAIVFPISAFVAAGFEHSVANMYFVPLGLFIAALDPGFVAGHDLGLSAQALSWSGFVLRNLLPVTIGNVIGGTLLVGAVYWFVYLRRRSRA